GGCCATGGAGCGCTTCCGCGAGGATGAGGGCTTCATTAAAGAAGAGGAGAAGCCCCTGCCCCGCAACGAGTTCCAGCGCCAGGTGTGGCTTATCTTCGAGTATCCGGAGAGCTCTGGGTCCGCGCGGGCCATCGCCATCGTCTCGGTCTTGGTTATCCTCATCTCCATCATCACCTTCTGCTTGGAGACCCTGCCCGAGTTCAGGGATGAACGTGAGCTGCTCCGCCACCCTCCGGCGCCTCACCAGCCTCCCGCGCCCGCCCCTGGGGCCAACGGCAGCGGGGTCATGGCGCCGCCCTCTGGCCCTACGGTGGCACCGCTCCTGCCCAGGACCCTGGCCGACCCCTTCTTCATCGTGGAGACCACGTGCGTCATCTGGTTCACCTTCGAGCTGCTCGTGCGCTTCTTCGCCTGCCCCAGCAAGGCAGGGTTCTCCCGGAACATCATGAACATCATCGATGTGGTGGCCATCTTCCCCTACTTCATCACCCTGGGCACCGAACTGGCAGAGCAGCAGCCAGGGGGCGGAGGAGGCGGCCAGAATGGGCAGCAGGCCATGTCCCTGGCCATCCTCCGAGTCATCCGCCTGGTCCGGGTGTTCCGCATCTTCAAGCTCTCCCGCCACTCCAAGGGGCTGCAGATCCTGGGCAAGACCTTGCAGGCCTCCATGAGGGAGCTGGGGCTGctcatcttcttcctcttcatcGGGGTCATCCTCTTCTCCAGTGCCGTCTACTTCGCAGAGGCTGACAACCAGGGGACCCATTTCTCTAGCATCCCTGACGCCTTCTGGTGGGCAGTGGTCACCATGACCACTGTGGGCTACGGGGACATGAGGCCCATCACTGTTGGGGGCAAGATCGTGGGCTCTCTGTGTGCCATCGCCGGGGTCCTCACCATTGCTCTGCCTGTGCCCGTCATCGTCTCCAACTTCAACTACTTCTACCACCGGGAAACGGATCACGAGGAGCCGGCAGTCCTTAAGGAAGAGCAGGGCACTCAGAGCCTGGGGCCGGGGCTGGACAGAGGAGTCCAGCGGAAGGTCAGCGGAAGCAGGGGATCCTTCTGCAAGGCTGGGGGGACCCTGGAGAATGCAGACAGTGCCCGAAGGGGCAGCTGCCCCCTAGAGAAGTGTAACGTCAAGGCCAAGAGCAACGTGGACTTGCGGAGGTCCCTTTATGCCCTCTGCCTGGACACCAGCCGGGAAACAGATTTGTGAAAGGAGATTCAGGCAGACTGGTGGCAGTGGAGTAGGGAATGGGAGGCTTgctgaacatggatatctacattATACCGCAGAGTATTTGAAGTCACACTGTAACCTCAGTCTACCCCTCTCCTTtcactcctttcctccctccctcgaTCCCCccattttctctattctttccatGACACCCAAGGGtcgcctatttttaaaaagtaccacaTTCCATGACGCAGGAGCTGTGGAAATGGTGAGCGCTGTGAGATGGATGTATTTGTAGCCAGTCTCCTATACCCAGCAGAGGGATAACCCAAACAAAAATGACTCTA
The Gorilla gorilla gorilla isolate KB3781 chromosome 10, NHGRI_mGorGor1-v2.1_pri, whole genome shotgun sequence genome window above contains:
- the KCNA5 gene encoding potassium voltage-gated channel subfamily A member 5; this translates as MEIALVPLENGGAMTVRGGDEARASCGQATGGELQCPPTAGLSDGPKEPAPKGRGAQRDADSGVRPLPPLPEELPRPRRPPPEDEEEEGDPGLGTVEDQALGTASLHHQRVHINISGLRFETQLGTLAQFPNTLLGDPAKRLRYFDPLRNEYFFDRNRPSFDGILYYYQSGGRLRRPVNVSLDVFADEIRFYQLGDEAMERFREDEGFIKEEEKPLPRNEFQRQVWLIFEYPESSGSARAIAIVSVLVILISIITFCLETLPEFRDERELLRHPPAPHQPPAPAPGANGSGVMAPPSGPTVAPLLPRTLADPFFIVETTCVIWFTFELLVRFFACPSKAGFSRNIMNIIDVVAIFPYFITLGTELAEQQPGGGGGGQNGQQAMSLAILRVIRLVRVFRIFKLSRHSKGLQILGKTLQASMRELGLLIFFLFIGVILFSSAVYFAEADNQGTHFSSIPDAFWWAVVTMTTVGYGDMRPITVGGKIVGSLCAIAGVLTIALPVPVIVSNFNYFYHRETDHEEPAVLKEEQGTQSLGPGLDRGVQRKVSGSRGSFCKAGGTLENADSARRGSCPLEKCNVKAKSNVDLRRSLYALCLDTSRETDL